In one window of Brassica rapa cultivar Chiifu-401-42 chromosome A07, CAAS_Brap_v3.01, whole genome shotgun sequence DNA:
- the LOC103844368 gene encoding LOW QUALITY PROTEIN: serine/threonine-protein kinase STY46 (The sequence of the model RefSeq protein was modified relative to this genomic sequence to represent the inferred CDS: deleted 2 bases in 1 codon), whose amino-acid sequence MVVMESCGSRVLPMMSQAGMERRERMKVEVFEEVILRLRQSDNIDTDLPGFVDDLWAHFNRLPARYALDVNVERAEDVVMHQRLLLSALDPHNSRPAIQVRLVQVQVQQPPADSDSLTNETSSSPASIHPPPAFGSSPNLEALALALALALAAHDHDEGDNSVRNNSLYSRPLHEITFSTLDKPKLLLQLTALLAELGLNIQEAHVFSTTDGFSLDVFVVDGWYEEVDRLRMALETEAAKIELQDQSWPMQQSFSPEKQNGTAKDHVVIPTDGTDVWEINLKQLKFGHKIASGSYGNLYKGTYLSQEVAIKILKPERLDSELEKEFSQEVFIMRKVRHKNVVQFIGACTKPPHLCIVTEFMPGGSVYDYLHKQKGVFKLPALFKVAIDICKGMNYLHQNNIIHRDLKAANLLMDENEVVKVADFGVARVKAQTGVMTAETGTYRWMAPEVIEHKPYDHKADVFSYGIVLWELLTGKLPYEYMTPLQAAVGVVQKGLRPKIRKKTHPKMRELMERLWEKDPSLRLDFAEIKEKLEEIAKEVGEEGEERKKTSRGGGIFAALRRSATTHH is encoded by the exons ATGGTGGTGATGGAGAGTTGCGGAAGTAGAGTCTTACCGATGATGTCGCAGGCGGGCATGGAGCGGCGGGAGCGGATGAAAGTGGAGGTGTTCGAAGAGGTCATCCTTCGTCTCCGTCAATCTGATAATATTGACACGGATCTCCCCGGTTTCGTCGACGACCTCTGGGCTCACTTCAATCGCCTCCCGGCCCG GTATGCATTGGATGTGAATGTAGAGAGGGCTGAAGACGTTGTCATGCACCAGAGATTGCTTCTTTCGGCTCTTGATCCGCATAACAGTAGGCCTGCTATCCAAGTTCGTCTCGTCCAGGTCCAG GTTCAACAACCTCCAGCTGACTCGGACTCTCTTACCAATgaaacttcttcttctcctgcCAG CATTCATCCTCCGCCTGCCTTTGGTTCATCTCCCAATCTCGAAGCACTTGCACTTGCACTTGCACTTGCACTTGCTGCCCATGACCACGATGAGGGCGACAACTCTGTGCGTAACAATTCTCTCTATTCCCG TCCCCTGCATGAGATCACCTTTTCCACACTAGACAAACCTAAACTCCTTTTGCAG TTAACTGCATTGCTTGCTGAGCTTGGGCTGAATATTCAAGAGGCGCATGTTTTTTCTACAACCGATGGCTTCTCACTCGATGTTTTTGTCGTTGATGGTTGGTACGAG gAAGTAGACAGACTTAGAATGGCATTGGAGACAGAAGCAGCAAAGATTGAG TTGCAGGACCAAAGCTGGCCTATGCAGCAATCCTTCTCTCCTGAAAAGCAAAACGGGACAGCGAAAGATCATGTCGTAATACCCACTGATGGAACTGATGTTTGGGAAATCAACcttaaacaattaaaattcgGGCATAAGATAGCATCTGGTTCTTATGGAAATCT GTATAAAGGTACATACTTAAGCCAGGAAGTTGCTATCAAAATCCTCAAGCCAGAGCGTCTAGATTCTGAGCTAGAGAAAGAGTTTTCCCAAGAAGTCTTTATTATGAG GAAAGTTAGGCACAAAAACGTTGTTCAGTTCATTGGTGCTTGCACCAAGCCTCCACATCTCTGTATTGTTACAG AGTTCATGCCCGGTGGAAGTGTATATGACTATCTACACAAGCAAAAGGGCGTGTTTAAGCTTCCAGCTTTGTTTAAAGTGGCTATAGATATTTGCAAAGGGATGAACTACTTACACCAAAATAACATAATTCACAGAGATTTGAAGGCTGCCAACCTTCTAATGGACGAAAATGAG GTTGTTAAGGTTGCAGATTTTGGGGTGGCTAGAGTAAAAGCACAAACTGGAGTTATGACAGCTGAAACTGGAACATATCGGTGGATGGCTCCGGAG GTGATAGAACACAAGCCA TATGATCACAAGGCAGACGTTTTCAGCTACGGGATTGTGCTATGGGAGTTGTTGACTGGCAAG CTTCCTTATGAATACATGACGCCATTGCAGGCAGCCGTAGGGGTGGTCCAGAAG GGATTAAGGCCGAAAATACGAAAGAAGACACATCCGAAAATGAGAGAGCTAATGGAGAGATTGTGGGAGAAGGATCCAAGCCTGAGACTAGACTTCGCAGAGATCAAAGAGAAGCTAGAAGAGATAGCCAAGGAA gtAGGAGAAGAGGGGGAGGAGAGGAAAAAAACATCAAGAGGAGGGGGTATCTTTGCAGCACTGAGGAGAAGTGCAACAACACATCATTGA
- the LOC103844367 gene encoding uncharacterized protein LOC103844367 gives MKSTQRASLEEGGNISSRSSKLTLIIIPFISTSSRLHPLNHAREFAMSLFEAPYVDPRTNLRYANAHVFKTLRSLSTHQVHHYLSIRNAAPLLK, from the exons ATGAAAAGTACCCAAAGGGCCAGTCTCGAGGAAGGTGGAAACATCTCAAGCAGATCCTCCAAGCTGACCCTGATCATCATCCCTTTT ATATCAACATCGAGTCGCCTCCATCCACTCAACCATGCAAGAGAATTTGCGATGTCACTATTCGAG GCGCCATATGTAGACCCCAGAACAAACCTCCGCTATGCAAATGCTCATGTTTTCAAGACTCTAAGGTCACTCTCCACCCACCAAGTCCACCACTATCTCTCCATTCGCAATGCCGCTCCTCTTCTCAAGTAG